The sequence CCATCAGCCCCATCGTCTCCCCGCCGTtcgaaaagacaaaagatCACGGCGTCCAACTCGGCAGCATCTGCTGGCCCCGCTGCCCCTGCGTCTCGTCGATCTGCCGCCACGCGTGGTCGTGCCACCATGTCACAGCCGGGGTATGTCATCGTTCCTTTCTATGAAGCATGAGGGATGTAATCTCAGGTATAGAGTGCTGACATTTTCGTCCCCACCAGACCATCATCTCGGCCCACGGAGGAGTCAAAATCCAGTGGTTCGCCAGCTTCATCGAGGCGGAAGTCGAACCGGAATGGTAAGCCAGGGTTTACGCTTgcgttttctttcttctttgcagTTCGTCTCTAATGAAGCCGGTTTCCTTCTTTGCTAACCTTCGCTCACTGCCCAGATCACTTCGCCGCTACTCCACCTCCTGGCCCGCGAAGGTCTAGGAAAGCGGCCATCCGGACAGACACTGATACAATCATGCGAGATGCGGAGGATGATcttgaggaggaagatgtggaggaagaagttGAAGACACACCGACGGGTGATAGCAACGACGACACAACCCATTCGGCATTTGAGGACGAGGAGTTGGATCCTTTCTCCAGCAGCATCTTCGGAGGTCGCGGACCCATGGGTCTGCAGAGTACTCTTCGCGCATTGAGTGGCATCATGTCCGGCATGTCTGGCCGCCTTCGAGACATTCTCAGTAATTTGAGGGCGAAGGATGATCCCTccgtgcaattgatcgcTCTACAAGAGCTTTCGGATCTCCTGCTCGTCTCCAACGAGGATAATCTCTCGGGACAATTTTCTCCAGATCCTTACGTTAAAGAACTCGTCACCTTGATGCAACCCGACCAGTACGGCGAGGAGAATCCTGAAATCATGCTTCTTGCCTGCCGCTGTCTTGCCAATTTGATGGAGGCGTTGCGGGGCTCGGTCGCCAACGTGGTCTATGGAGGAGCTGTCCCGATCCTTTGCCAGAAATTGTTGGATATCCAATTTATCGATCTGGCTGAACAGGCCCTCAGCGTAGGTTTTATCTTGTTTGGAATTCTCCCGTATCATTCCTTGCGCCAGAATGTTGACCATCAAGCTCAATCTAGACCCTGGCGAAGATTTCCGTCGACTTCCCCGCTTCGATCGTGCGAGAAGGTGGTCTCACGGCGTGCTTGACTTATCTCGACTTCTTCCCCACCAGCACACAGCGAACCGCTGTCACAACCGCGGCGAACTGCTGCCGCAGCCTCTCTCATGACTCTTTTCCAGTCGTCCGCGATGTGATGGGAACTCTGCTGAATGTCCTTTCCAGTAACGATCCCAAGGTCGTTGAACAGGGTTGCCTTTGTGTCTCTCGCATTGTGGAGAGCTTCAAGTATCGGCCCGCCAACTTGGAGGAACTGGTCGGCCCGGACATGCTGAAAGCCATCCTTCGCCTCTTACTCCCGGGTACTACTAACCTGATTGGACCCCACATCCACACCCAATTTCTTCGAGTCCTGGCAATCGTATCTAAAGCCAGCCCACGATTGTCGATTGAGCTTTTGAAAATGGATGTCGTGGACACTCTTTATCAGATCTTGACCGGAATATCCCCGCCACAAGACGTGGACAGCACGGGTGTCAAGATGGATAGTGTGTTGGTGATGCAAGCATTGATCCATCGGCCACGCGAACAGGTCTTTGAAACCTTAAATGTCATCTGCGAACTGCTACCTAGTATTCCTCAGCGAGAGGTCTTTCAAACTGATAGCTTACTAAAGTCGTACTTTGACAACAGCATGTCTATGGGCTTCAAGTCGTCTGCTTCCAAAGGTGCTGCGGAACAGCGACGGGCTTTGCTGGACAACTGCAAGCCCGAGCTGAAGCGCTTTGCCACTATCCTTTTCCCAACGTTGACCGACGCTTATTCCAGTACTGTGAACCTGCATGTCCGCCAAAAGGTCCTGATGGCGCACTTAAAGCTACTCCACATTTTGGAGCCTCCATTGATTGAGGATGCCCTACGTACGGTCCCATACTCGTCATTCCTGGCCTCCATCCTATCTCAGAAAGACCATGCATCCCTCGTCACCCTTGCTTTGCGATGTGCCGAACTCCTGGTCCGGCGTCTAGAGCATGTCTATCAACATCAATTTCACAGGGAGGGCGTCATCTCCGAGATCGTCAAGATTGCACAAGCACCCTTCTCAAATGATCCTGAGAACGCCCGATCCGTGAATGAACAGACAGCTTCGCCGGGTAATTCGAAACGCCTAGGTATCACGTCCAGTGGTTCTCCAGAGGTCAAGAAGGGCGACGATGTTGGtgatgacggcgatgaatttgacgaggacgaggacgaagaggacgaagaggaggatgaccaAGAAGACAATGAGGATGGCTCGGATTCCGAGAGCTCTTCAACCGGTGATCACCATTCTGCCGCAAAGGCCGACGCGATGCTTGACGATCTCGTCATTCGCGATGCTCGGGCCTTCCTTGAAGCGCATGAAACGGGCAAAGGTGCGGCCCTGCGTGCTGAGGCCGAGGAGACCTTGAACGAGATGCGGATGCTGGCAACTGAGGTTCGAGACTCATATTTCCTCAGCCAGAACGAGGCCAGCGGTCTCGGTTGTTTCAAGAAGCTTGCTGCCTACTTTGACGGAGATGCATTGCAAAGTATCACAAGTTCAGAGCTGCTGAACTCTGGCATTATTGAGGTCCTCCTGGAGGTTCTTGCCGACCCCAAATCATCCACCTCCGTTCGATGTGCGAGGGCAGATTTTCTCCAGGCCTTCATGGGCACGTTGATCTCTGAAAAGGCCCAGAGCCAGACAACAGCGACTACTCCATTCAGCGTACTGATTAGAAAGTTACAGGACTTGCTCAGTAGGACTGAGCATTTCGAGGTAATCACGGTCAGTCACAATTCGCTGGAAAATACGCGCAGTAATGCCGCGTACATGCTTGGGAAACAGCTTCGTCTTAAGTTGCTTGCGGAGGAGGGCTCCGACGTTCCCCGCCCTTACAACAACATCATGGTTTCCATTCACGCTATTGCCACCTTCAAGGCACTGGATGACTTCCTCCAACCACGTATTGCCATGTCGGATCGTCCTCGTCAGTCACGGACCCGCGACGCGATCTTGTCTCAACTTGCTCAAGCGGCCCACGTTCGGGATCAACTGGCATCATCAAATGCGCCCAGGCCTCCCAGTGGAAGCCTTCCGGCTCGACCTGCGCCCACAAGTGGGAAATCACATGACTCAAAGACTCACCATCAAGAACACGAATCTGATGACCATCACAGACGTCGGCGCATGCCTTTCCTGGGAGAAGGCGCCGAGCATAATGACGAGCCCTTGGAGTGCGCCGACGAGCACCAATTAAGTGATggcgaggacgaggacgtGAATcaagacgatgaggatggagaaCTCAATGCTATCGTCGACGACCTTGAAGAAGAGCTAGAAGATGAAATCGCCGCGGACCCTACGGCTGTCAATCTTGAGGTCGGATCCTCGGGCAAGGTAACGGCTCGGAAAGAAGACGGCACCCAAGTTGGAACTCCAGGTCATTCCTCCTCAACTGCCAAGTCCGCACCGTCCGCCGCCGATGCAGTTTCACCCCCCACATCTGGCCATGGGACCATTGCTACTGCAGGTCGCCCATTTACCTCGTACGCTGCAGCAATGGCCTCCGTTCCTCAAGACTGGCACATCGAGTTCTTCGTGGACGGAGAACCAGTCGCCAGTGACACCACCGTCTACCGTGCCGTTCACCACAATCGCGAGCACACTGATGAGTCCAACAACAAGAACGTGTGGTCCGCAATTCACACGGTCACTTTCCGTCGTGTACCAGGCCCGCCTGCGTCTGAACCTTCGACTCTCTCCGCTAGTGGCAAGGGCACATCCTCAGAGGGCGAGAACATCGAAATGCCTACGTCACTCAATAAAGACAGTGTCACCGCGTCAATCTTGTGCCTCCTCCGTGTCCTTCACGAAATGAACGCCACGATCGACGATATTTTGATGGACATGCGAGACCATGTCGCTATCAAACCCGAGCCGCTCTCACAATTCATTAATACAAAACTCACAGCCAAAATGAACCGGCAACTAGAGGAACCTTTGATTGTCGCAAGTAGCTGCCTTCCCAGTTGGAGCGAGGACCTGGCCCGTTTGTTCTCATTCTTATTCCCCTTCGAGACGCgccacctcttcctccagtctACAGCCTTTGGCTACTCTCGCGCTATGATGAGATGGCACAGCTCTCACAATGCCGAGGATAGCCGTCGCGATCTACGCCGCGATGATCGTCCGTTCCTGGGTCGTCTCCAGCGACAAAAGGTTCGGATCTCGCGTTCCCGTATCTTGGACTCCGCGATGAAGGTCATGGAACTCTACGGATCCTCGCCAAGTGTACTTGAAGTGGAATATTTTGAAGAGGTTGGAACTGGCCTAGGTCCCACGCTGGAGTTCTACTCTACTGTCTCAAAGGAATTTTCAAGAAAGAAGCTCAAGATTTGGCGGGAGACTGAGACCAGCCCCACTGCGGACTTCGCGTTTGGTAAACGTGGACTGTTCCCCGCTCCCATGAGTGAAGAACAGGCCTCTCAAGAGTATGGCAAAAAACAACTCGGCATTTTCAAGGTTCTTGGCAAGTTCGTCGCACGCTCGATGCTTGATTCGCGGATCATCGACATTTCTTTCAATCCTGCATTCTTCCGTATCGCCGACACCCTCTCCTCCGTTGCGCCTTCGCTGGGAACGGTCAAATGCGTGGACGAGGATCTTGCCAAGTCTCTCCTGATGCTGAAACAGTTTGTCACAGCCAAAGAAGTCATTTGCAATGACAAAACCATGTCTGCAAGCCAAAAAGCTCAGGCAATGAACAACATCCAGATCGACGGAGTGCGAGTCGAGGATTTGAGCCTGGATTTCACCTTGCCCGGTTATCCCAGCATTGAACTCGTTCCAGACGGGTCCAATGTCGCACTTACGATCGAGAACGTGGACCAGTACGTGGAGAACGTGATCGACATGACACTTGGTCGCGGTGTGCAGCGCCAAGTGGATGCTTTCCGGGCTGGTTTCTCCCAGGTTTTCCCATACTCAGCCTTACGTGCATTCACCCCTAATGAGCTGGTCATGCTTTTTGGACAGGCGGAAGAAGACTGGTCCATCGAAACTCTGATGGACTCGATCAAGGCCGACCACGGTTTCAACATGGACAGCAGGAGTGTACGCAATTTGCTGCAAACAATGTGCGACTTGGACTCGCAAGAGCGCCGTGATTTCCTACAGTTCGTGACGGGAAGTCCCAAACTCCCCATCGGTGGTATGTAACTTTATCTGtctcttcatttctttctcttttttttctgctctCCCCTACTGGTTGGGTGTTGGCTAATGCATCACCAACAGGCTTCAAAAGTCTCACGCCCATTTTCACTGTCGTCTGCCGTCCGAGTGAACCCCCGTACACTCCCGATGACTACCTGCCAAGTGTGATGACGTGCGTGAACTATCTTAAATTGCCTGACTATAGCACACTGGAGGTTCTCAAGCAGCGACTATCAGTTGCCATCAAGGAGGGACAGGGTGCGTTTCACCTTTCATAAGCCTGGTGGTCTTCAACTGCCAACACTTTGCACTTTGCACTGCACTCGGGTTACGTATCCTGTTGTGTATCGCATCCCTCAAATCCATTCCAACGATTGTGCCCGGCTGTGCTGATTCCCCATGGGTATAATCTTGCTCTGttgtttcctcttttccacACTCTTCTCGGCAAGAAATAGGGATCCTTTCATGATGCGACGTATGCCATTTGTTTTGAACTTCAATTCCCCATTCTCAaatgtgtttttttttctctttcttttcctgggAGGGCtgctgcttttttttcagcGCCTCCCTTTTATAGGTCACAATAGGACGGACGGCGTCGCGGGAGGGGGTCTCTCGTTCTATTACTACGTCTCTTGCATAAAACTGCTATTAGATAGTAATGAAAGCTTTTTTATCATCAAGCGGCATGCGATGGGTTTTCCAGTGGAAAGCTAGGTATGTATTCACTTTTTGATTCTATGGATCCGAGGTGGGTATATTTTGACAGTATAGCATGGATGGTTTCCATAGCAGGTAGAGCATCAAGTTCGATAGACTGACACCATTGACTGCCAGTTGGACTCAACATTAGCACATACGCAACAACCTCAGGAATGCAGACTTGATGAGAAACACTTACATCAGCAAATTTCGGCTCCACGAACAAGGCGCTGGCTTCTGACACCATCACAGCACCCTCATGATCCTCACTCAGCAAGTCTCCGTCCTGCAGGTGATCGAAGCTCTTCTCATCAAGCGGCGCAGACAAAGACAAGGGCACATAGGTCATTCGACCTTCAACCCAGGCCTTCCGCCCATCGACTTTCGTCGTTTGGGCGCGCAAAACATACAACCGATCAGGCAGAGCTGGTTTGCGGAAATCCACATTCAGATTGGCAGTCATACCCAATCCACTCGGGAAAGCTGCCGAGACACACCGCGCAAAGACCTCGTCGAACAAGACGGAGAGTAAACCGCCATGGACAAAGCCCGGATGACCGCACAAATCACGACCGATATGGAAGACTGACACGACGCTGCTTGTGCGCGCGGTCTTCTTCCCGGCTTCCAACTCGGACTTTTGGGACGAAGTCCACATGTACGGCGCCATTGCAAGCTTTCCGTTTCCTGCCAGACTACCTCCGACGAAATGGTGTTGACGAATTGCTGGAGGGATTGCGAGATGAGGACGTGATTCTTTGTATAGCCTGCGCGATTGGCGGAGTGATTGAACGAGAGGCATTTGAGAAATGAGAGCGTCGAGGCTGGTAGTGTTTTCGGGATGATTGGGTGCTTGCTTTTGCGACTGCGTTGACTGGGACGATGTATAGAATGGTGCTCCGTCgactggaggaggaggtggcggTCCTGTGGCCTGACTTTGGGGCAGTGCTTGTTCATGAACCACGGCAGAGCGTGAAGGTCCCTGCTGATGAAGTCGGGCGATTGACACTGCTGGTATGAGCGCAGGTCTGAGCGATCGCGGTGTCGAGGCGCGCATAAGCGTCCTTGTGATCTGTGGGTAGTTGGACATGTTGATCATTCGCTGGAATATGGAAGCCTCGCCGAAAGAAAAGTGAAGGAGTAAATCTAGTCAAAAGAATCTAGTGTCAATGGTTCGTCATATGCGAATATAAATAATCAACCCGTTGAACTGACCGACAAGCCCGCCGATACACGAATGTACCGGGAAAAAGTTTCCACCACGTGCAAGGGCAAAGGAAAATGATCGACCTGATAGACGGTGCTTATGACCGTTTGCCGATCAAGTTATTAAGGTTTTGGATATGCTGATATAATTAATTTGGTAGCAGAGAAGCAACTAGTCGATAGAGAACAATGGGTTCCCAGTGAGCGGATATTAGGAGGACAGAATTTTACGAATTGTCCACCCAAAAATAAATCTTCAACTTGGCATTTTGGTCTGCCCCTTTGTACCGATGAGATCATTCGGCACTTTTGCAAACGGGTAtccatttttttccctcttttttcatcGTGGACTCGTTTTTTCGAGTCCGGTTCTTTGCCGGTGGGGCTTCAAGAGCCGACTTTCGGCGAGCTTTTCTCGGACAGCGATCATGGTGGCGGTCTCGGCATGCCGATAGGCCGGAAGATAAGCCGCCacgtggggggggggggggggggggtctcgAGCCTCGACAGACAGGACAGGAAATCTGTGATAAGGTACGACTAGAATGTATATCTTCAGTCTCGATGGTTTCGCCATAGGtttagcttttttttcctcaaGCGAGACATAATAGATCAGTGTAACCTGACAAGTTGACAAAAGACGTCCCGCCCACATGGACTATGTGCTATGTACATCTAGAAGTCTAATGGATCCAAATGACCCAAGAACGAATTATTGCCCTCGCCACGCAGGAGCGCCTCTATATCGATGCGTCCTGCCGTCAAGTAGCGCTCACTGACTCCAATGTTCACTCTTTGTGACAACTGATGCTTCAATTCCGCACGCAGTGCCCCCAATTCCGCTTTGGTGATACTTCCAgcctccttttctttctggtgACGACCGCCACCACGCCCACGACCTTTACCCTGGGATTCGTCAAATTCTTCACTGTCGTATTCAACACCAAGGTCGTCGGCCGCAGCGCGTAGCCAGTTGTCCTCGGCGGAAATCTTCTCTTTCGCAATGGTGGAATCGGTGATCTTCCGAGCAAGCTCGATGCGAGTACGCACGCGAGAAACTACCCGTCGATCGATGTCGAGAGACTCCAATGGGAGCTTCTTGACAGGTCCTTTCTTCGCATTTTGTGCGTGGACTTTAGCAGCGAGACGGGCGACGCTGACAACCTCTTCCGGGGCACAAATAATCACACTTTTGCCGACGGCACCCGCACGGGCAGTACGTCCGGATCGATGGACGTATGCATCAGCCGTACGGGGCGCATGGTAATGGATGACACAGTCGATACCCTTGATATCTAAACCACGAGCCGCAACGTCTGTGGCCACCAAGATCGAACTGGGATCTGACGTAGGCGAGGAGAATCGTTCCACTGAGCGCAGACGTGCCTTTTGTGCCATAGATGAGTGAAGAGCGAGGGCAGGGAGTTGCAGGTTCTGCAGTAATTGGGTGAGACGGCGGACCGCGGAAATGGAGTTGGTGAAGACAAGGGTGCGATGTTTCGGGTAGTAGAGAAGAAGCGCGTAGAGATATAGATCCTGTCCAAACAGTCAGTTCACAAGCACCGATACACAGATACAGTCGAAACTTTTTGGTTCTTTGCTTACCTTCTCCATAGCAGGACATTCAACAATACCCTCCTTAAGACCCTCCGCCATCTGCTGCACAGGATTCACGTCAATGAACTTGGGCTTCTCTTCCCGGAAGTTCAACTTTTTGAGCAGGTACTCCATGGATTCTTTCTTATCCATGATGTCTCCCCCTGTCCAACGGCTCTTGCCAGCCAATTTTTGTTGTAGATCACGGTGGAAAGTGGCCGAGAAGACCAGAGTTTGACGCTCCGTCGAtccttcatcctcggtctTCGCTTCCTCGTCCATATCTGGGAAATCACCCTGCTCCTGTCGATCCAGAGCACCCAGGATTTCCTCAACTTCTTTAAAGTGTCCCTCGCTAAGCAGGCGGTCGGCTTCATCAACCACCAAGAACTTGATGTCCTGCATCTTGCGGATCAATCCAGTGCCAGTGCTCAAGATTTCCCACACACGTCCCGGGGTACCGATGACAATGTCGGCACTAGCCAACTGTCTCTGCTGTTTCTGAATCGACAAACCGCCGGTCAACAGAGCAATACGTGCATCGGCGTCAGGGGCATTGGTGATGAGGTCTCCGATATGCTTGGCTAGCTGGTGCGCCAACTCTCGTGTGGGGGAGAGAATAAGAGCCATGGGCGTAGTCTCGGtcttcttggcttcggcATCAATTTTGCTCCGGGTCTCGAGATAGTGCTCCAGGATGGGAATGCCGAAGGCCAGCGTTTTACCGGATCCCGTTGAGGCCTTGCCAACCACATCATGGCCGTCCAATATAGCAGGAATGCAGGAGCTCTGTATAGTGGTTGGTGAAGAGAATTTGAGTTTTGACAGACTCGTGAGAGTTTCCGGAGACAGGCCCAGCGTGTCCCACGCAGAAACGTCAACGcccccatcttcttccgcctcCTCGAGCGCCGCAAAGGATAACCCTGTCTTGAGATTTTGATCCTGTTTTGCGGGTGCCTCTTTGGCCTTGGTTTCCTTGACCTTGGGGTCCTTCAGCTTCGCCTCCTTCCCGTTCAAtcccttgtttttcttcttcttctccgacTGCTTGGCTTTCTTGTCGATTGATTGGGATTGTCCATCGGTTTCTGCAATAGCGGTCGCGGGCTCAGTCGATTCACCGTCGCTTATGCCACCCCACTCCTCACCATCGTCTTCAACATAGGTCTTCTTGAGGATCGACTTTCTTCCTGCACCTTCCTTGGCCTGGGAGATTGTCGCAAGTTAGTCCCGCGATTGTCAACAACTACATATACAACGCACCTTGAATTGGACATCCCCTCCTTCCGAAGCTCGGACAACATCCACTCCATCAATCTCTTCCAGTCCGAGGAATCCAGTGGCATCTTCCAAACGGTCTGGCAAGGAAACTTCCTTCCAGTTCAGGTCTTCGATGCCAACGACTCCATCCCAAGCCGCGCCTGTGGTTGCTCCGGATTTCGcggccttcttgcgcttTTTCAACTCGGGCGCCTGCCCCTTTGAATCGCGAGCTCTTTTCTGGCCCATTGCTTCAATCGCGATAAGATGAAGGGATCCTCCAGGTGTGTGTGTCTTGGAGAGCTGTCCGGGAAAAAAGCCGATCAGATTAGTCGCATGAGAAAAAAAGCGGCAGAAATGTTCCGCCTCGCAAATCTTATCGGGGCTTTCTCCCCACTCTAAAATTGCTCCGCGACGGAGAACCCCAACAAGCCCGGCACCGTCTTTTATTACTTCTGGGAGGTGACGAGACCAGCTGAGCTCTGTGGTCGCCATGGGGAAATCTTCAAAAGATAAGCGCGATGCTTACTATCGCCTGGCGAAGGAGCAAAATTGGCGCGCCCGGTCCGCCTTCAAGCTCATTCAGATTGACGAGCAGTTTGACCTCTTCGAGTACGAGAACCCTGACCGCGTGACGAGAGTTGTGGATCTTTGCGCTGCACCCGGTAGCTGGAGTCAGGTTCTCAGTCGCGTGTTGATCAAGGGCGAGAGTTTCGGGCGACGAGCATGGGTCGACAAAAAAcgaagggagaaagaagtcCTGGAGAATGCCGACAATGCGACGACAAGTGGTGACAAAGAGACAGAGATCCCGTTCGGCGAAAGCGATCCAACTTCCGAGCTGAAGCCGCGCAAAAATGTCAAAATTGTCTCCATCGATTTGCAGCCTATGGCGCCTCTGGAAGGAATCACGACCCTTAAGGCTGACATTACCCATCCGTCCACTATTCCTCTTCTACTTCGGGCACTAGACCCCGAGGCCTACGGGTCTTCAACGCAACCTTCGAGTTCCGAATCGCAACCACACATTCCAGTAGCAGTGAAGCAGCCTCATCCAGTGGATCTGGTGATTTCAGATGGCGCACCGGATGTAACAGGTCTACACGATCTAGATATTTACATTCAATCACAACTACTCTATGCTGCGCTGAACCTCGCCATGGGAGTCTTGCGGCCTGGAGGCAAGTTTGTCGCCAAAATTTTCCGAGGTCGAGACGTCGACCTCTTGTATGCCCAGCTACGTACTGTGTTCGAGCGGGTCAGCGTTGCGAAGCCACGCAGCAGTCGCGCGAGTAGTCTAGAGGCTTTCGTTGTTTGTGAGGGTTTCATTCCTCCTGTGAATGACGCGGGGCTGGTTGGAATGGCGGCTCTGAAGAATCCCCTCTTTGGTGGAGCTGCAGCACCACAGTCTGTCTCCGAGGACGGCAATATCGCCGTTCAGGTGCGGGAGcaggtcgacgaggatgcAAATGCCCGACCAGTACTGGGAGGTCCTCCATCAGGCGACAGCACTTCGGCGACTGGCCATTCCGTCGAGGTCCGGCATTTGCACAAGTCAACCACAGAAGATCGCCTCCCATCACAGGACACGCGCAGCAAGTTTGCAGTAGAGCATCGGTGGATTCCCTCGTTTATCGCCTGCGGTGATCTTTCCGCGTGGGATTCAGATGCTACCTATACACTCCCACCTGATTACGTTACGCTGGACCCAGTTCAGCCTCCTACGGCACCTCCGTACCGCAAGGCGCTTGAACTGAGAAGACAGATGGGCGGGGCGTATGGGAAGACAAAACTCCGGGCTGAAAGCCATGCTTGAATGAATGTATGATCCTGCTATACCAGATGACTTAATGACAGCATCTCATTGCTGGAAACACACGTGCTTTGAGAGGATCAGCCAGAATTCAGACTCTGGATTTGAGATTCAGGAAAGTATCTGGGCTGTTTTATTGTTGAATTATGCGTAATCCATGTCAAGCACGTAGAGGCATATTCCTACCTTTCAGCGTGTCTTGACTGCCCGCACCAGAGTATTTCTTCGCTCCATAACCTCACGACCCAAGGAAATGAGAGGCTTctaaaaacaaaaaaacacatCATCTCTCCTTTGCTATACAAACAGACCTATTGATGTCAAAAAGATTTCGAGTAGGATATATcgcaaaaaagaaatgctCACTGCCAGATTTGAACTAGCGACCTCGTGATTACTAGTCACGCGCTCTACCAACTGAGCTAAGCGAGCTGGTTGGTTGAAAGACTTCCTTTGCTTTGGATATATAAAGCAATTCCTCATGCGCAGTCATTGGAGTCATCCACTTTCCACCCATTCACTCGGCTCGGGGCGGGGTGTGCGAAACGGGCGCTGGATGACAAAATATATATTGACGAGGTTCTGCCCCTCTCCGCTAACGAGTGGTCGTGTCGACCTCCCCACTACCTGAGGCGCTCAGTTGAATGTCTTGCTATACTGCTCCAATTAGGTATATCGTATGAGTAGGTTACCTAGCAAGTTTGTGCACCATAGGTTCTAACCTAAAAGGCAGTCTTGTATGGAGGTACTACAGGCACACTAACTTATGGAGACCATCCATTTAAGAAATGAAAGTCATGAATATTCATTATTCTTTTGCGAGGAACAAGTCTATATGACGATGCGAAAAGCGGACAAAACCGATGGAAAACATGGAGGAACGGTGCAAATTCGCTTGCATGCAAACCACGATACGAATGTGAAATGTCTAGTACACCTCCAAAACATAGCGCTCCTCgtccttgagcttctcaatctccttgcGAGTATCCACCTTC comes from Penicillium oxalicum strain HP7-1 chromosome I, whole genome shotgun sequence and encodes:
- a CDS encoding ATP-dependent RNA helicase mak5, which codes for MGQKRARDSKGQAPELKKRKKAAKSGATTGAAWDGVVGIEDLNWKEVSLPDRLEDATGFLGLEEIDGVDVVRASEGGDVQFKAKEGAGRKSILKKTYVEDDGEEWGGISDGESTEPATAIAETDGQSQSIDKKAKQSEKKKKNKGLNGKEAKLKDPKVKETKAKEAPAKQDQNLKTGLSFAALEEAEEDGGVDVSAWDTLGLSPETLTSLSKLKFSSPTTIQSSCIPAILDGHDVVGKASTGSGKTLAFGIPILEHYLETRSKIDAEAKKTETTPMALILSPTRELAHQLAKHIGDLITNAPDADARIALLTGGLSIQKQQRQLASADIVIGTPGRVWEILSTGTGLIRKMQDIKFLVVDEADRLLSEGHFKEVEEILGALDRQEQGDFPDMDEEAKTEDEGSTERQTLVFSATFHRDLQQKLAGKSRWTGGDIMDKKESMEYLLKKLNFREEKPKFIDVNPVQQMAEGLKEGIVECPAMEKDLYLYALLLYYPKHRTLVFTNSISAVRRLTQLLQNLQLPALALHSSMAQKARLRSVERFSSPTSDPSSILVATDVAARGLDIKGIDCVIHYHAPRTADAYVHRSGRTARAGAVGKSVIICAPEEVVSVARLAAKVHAQNAKKGPVKKLPLESLDIDRRVVSRVRTRIELARKITDSTIAKEKISAEDNWLRAAADDLGVEYDSEEFDESQGKGRGRGGGRHQKEKEAGSITKAELGALRAELKHQLSQRVNIGVSERYLTAGRIDIEALLRGEGNNSFLGHLDPLDF
- a CDS encoding putative tRNA (cytidine(32)/guanosine(34)-2'-O)-methyltransferase, with amino-acid sequence MGKSSKDKRDAYYRLAKEQNWRARSAFKLIQIDEQFDLFEYENPDRVTRVVDLCAAPGSWSQVLSRVLIKGESFGRRAWVDKKRREKEVLENADNATTSGDKETEIPFGESDPTSELKPRKNVKIVSIDLQPMAPLEGITTLKADITHPSTIPLLLRALDPEAYGSSTQPSSSESQPHIPVAVKQPHPVDLVISDGAPDVTGLHDLDIYIQSQLLYAALNLAMGVLRPGGKFVAKIFRGRDVDLLYAQLRTVFERVSVAKPRSSRASSLEAFVVCEGFIPPVNDAGLVGMAALKNPLFGGAAAPQSVSEDGNIAVQVREQVDEDANARPVLGGPPSGDSTSATGHSVEVRHLHKSTTEDRLPSQDTRSKFAVEHRWIPSFIACGDLSAWDSDATYTLPPDYVTLDPVQPPTAPPYRKALELRRQMGGAYGKTKLRAESHA